Proteins from a single region of Streptomyces glaucescens:
- a CDS encoding sensor histidine kinase codes for MRRARAFGLRTRLVLAFLLVAAVSAGTTAALTYREARNALLQTAQDTAVSSFRDQVQQTGFVLPVQAEGLEEVLRDLARKGKPHPWVVFAEYGSIRASSGTSPVSTVITPELRRAAHADPHGSFERVVKDGVPYLTIAMPTVFRTGPEGVLPTRLVLYAVMRMTDEQVNVDALLTAARDGALPGLAIALLPGLLAARSVLRPVRELRQAAQSMGSGRLDTRIPVRGSDELADLAHTFNESAGKLQHSVQELRRAEERARRFASDVSHELRTPLAGMLAVTEVLDEDAGRLDPDTARAVRLISSETGKLAVLVEDLMEISRFDARAAELHTDEIDAAEAIRKTLENRHWTDGRVRAELPGGIRARLDPRRFDIVVANLVGNALRHGGAPVTVRLRVEARSHGVPVLVTEVADSGPGIRPEVLPHIFDRFYKADAARTRSAGSGLGLAITLENVRLHGGTIRAGNLPRGGAVFTVEIPLHAEEDDG; via the coding sequence CTGCGGCGCGCCCGGGCGTTCGGACTGCGCACGCGGCTGGTCCTGGCGTTCCTGCTGGTCGCGGCCGTCAGTGCCGGCACCACCGCCGCGCTGACCTACCGCGAGGCGCGCAACGCCCTGCTGCAGACCGCGCAGGACACGGCGGTCTCGTCGTTCCGCGACCAGGTCCAGCAGACCGGTTTCGTCCTGCCCGTGCAGGCGGAAGGGCTGGAGGAGGTGCTGCGCGACCTCGCCCGCAAGGGCAAGCCGCACCCCTGGGTCGTGTTCGCCGAGTACGGTTCGATCCGCGCCTCGTCCGGCACCAGCCCCGTCTCCACCGTCATCACCCCGGAGCTGCGCCGCGCCGCCCACGCCGATCCGCACGGCAGCTTCGAACGGGTCGTCAAGGACGGCGTGCCGTATCTGACCATCGCGATGCCGACCGTCTTCCGGACCGGCCCCGAGGGCGTGCTGCCCACCCGGCTGGTCCTCTACGCCGTCATGCGGATGACCGACGAGCAGGTCAACGTCGACGCGCTGCTCACCGCCGCCCGTGACGGCGCCCTGCCCGGCCTCGCCATCGCCCTGCTGCCCGGTCTGCTCGCCGCGCGCAGCGTGCTGCGTCCGGTGCGGGAGCTGCGCCAGGCCGCCCAGTCCATGGGCAGCGGCCGGCTCGACACCCGCATCCCGGTGCGCGGCAGTGACGAACTGGCCGACCTCGCCCACACGTTCAACGAGTCGGCCGGCAAGCTCCAGCACTCCGTGCAGGAGCTGCGCCGGGCCGAGGAACGCGCCCGCCGCTTCGCCTCCGACGTCTCGCACGAACTGCGCACCCCGCTCGCCGGGATGCTCGCCGTCACCGAGGTCCTCGACGAGGACGCGGGCCGGCTGGACCCCGACACCGCCCGGGCGGTCCGGCTGATCAGCTCCGAGACGGGCAAGCTCGCCGTGCTGGTCGAGGACCTGATGGAGATCTCCCGCTTCGACGCGCGGGCGGCGGAGCTGCACACCGACGAGATCGACGCGGCGGAGGCCATCCGCAAGACCCTGGAGAACCGGCACTGGACGGACGGCCGGGTCCGCGCCGAACTGCCCGGCGGCATCCGCGCCCGGCTCGACCCGCGCCGCTTCGACATCGTGGTGGCGAATCTCGTCGGCAACGCGCTGCGGCACGGCGGCGCGCCCGTCACCGTGCGGCTGCGGGTGGAGGCGCGGTCCCACGGTGTGCCGGTGCTGGTCACGGAGGTCGCCGACAGCGGGCCCGGGATCCGGCCCGAGGTGCTGCCGCACATCTTCGACCGCTTCTACAAGGCCGACGCGGCCCGTACCCGCTCGGCGGGCAGCGGGCTGGGGCTCGCGATCACCCTGGAGAACGTCAGGCTGCACGGCGGGACGATCCGCGCGGGGAACCTGCCGCGCGGCGGTGCCGTCTTCACCGTCGAGATACCGCTGCACGCGGAGGAGGACGACGGATGA
- a CDS encoding response regulator transcription factor: protein MPRVLLIEDDPAVREGVELGLRRRGHEVLSAATGEAGLAALAGFRPDLLLLDLMLPGLNGVQVCRRVREDSQLPIIMLTARGDDFDVIVGLEAGADDYIVKPARPEVIEARIRAVLRRIEDVAPGRPATEVHGDLTIDRAGLSVTKAGRRLTLAPSELKLLLHLSAAPEQVFSRQQLLEHVWEHSYHADARLVDACVRRLRNKIEDESGTPRYVQTLRGFGYRFGPL, encoded by the coding sequence ATGCCCCGCGTACTCCTCATCGAGGACGACCCCGCCGTGCGCGAAGGGGTCGAGCTCGGTCTGCGCCGCCGCGGCCACGAGGTGCTGTCGGCCGCGACCGGCGAGGCCGGACTCGCCGCGCTCGCCGGGTTCCGCCCCGACCTGCTCCTGCTGGACCTGATGCTGCCCGGCCTGAACGGCGTCCAGGTCTGCCGGCGCGTCCGCGAGGACAGCCAGCTGCCGATCATCATGCTGACCGCGCGCGGTGACGACTTCGACGTCATCGTGGGCCTGGAGGCGGGGGCCGACGACTACATCGTCAAGCCCGCGCGTCCCGAGGTGATCGAGGCCCGGATCCGGGCGGTGCTGCGCCGCATCGAGGACGTCGCGCCGGGCCGGCCGGCCACGGAGGTGCACGGCGACCTCACCATCGACCGGGCCGGGCTGAGCGTCACCAAGGCCGGCCGGCGACTGACCCTCGCCCCCTCGGAGCTGAAGCTGCTGCTGCACCTGTCCGCCGCGCCCGAGCAGGTGTTCAGCCGGCAGCAGCTCCTGGAACACGTGTGGGAGCACAGCTACCACGCCGACGCGCGCCTGGTGGACGCCTGCGTCCGCCGTCTCCGCAACAAGATCGAGGACGAGTCCGGCACCCCGCGCTACGTCCAGACGCTGCGGGGCTTCGGCTACCGCTTCGGCCCGCTGTGA
- the murJ gene encoding murein biosynthesis integral membrane protein MurJ, whose protein sequence is MAAGSLVSRATGFGRSAVVAAALGTIGPTADGYAVGNALPTIVYMLLLGGALNAVFVPELVKAAKEHADGGAAYTDRLVTVCVAALLALTAAAVWAAPAIVDAYTGYGGEQAAMTTAFARYCLPQIFFLGLFTLLGQVLNARGRFGAMMWAPVLNNLVVVAVFGLFLALGPGGGDTLTAAETALLGWGTTAGIAVQALALVPALRGAGFRWRPRFDWRGSGLTRPLRSAGWLVLLVLANQAAYWVTTRLATDAGLAGGPGYSAYNNAYALWVVPHGIITVSLVTALLPRMSAAAADSDTGALRRDVSQALRTSAAAVVPAACMLFALAQPVMALVFGHGRTSTGDTAAMAGILMAFAPGLVAMSGQYVLSRTFYALSDTRTPFLLNLVIVAVNAALSTAAAQLLPARWAVTGMAAAYSLALCAGWAVTALVLGRRLAVARPWRSSAVTAHARLLAAAVPATLLGHLAAAGCARAGSVAAAAAGAAVVVLVFALLARPLRLTELDALIAGARRRVTRR, encoded by the coding sequence ATGGCCGCCGGCTCGCTCGTGTCCCGGGCCACCGGCTTCGGCCGGTCCGCCGTGGTCGCCGCGGCGCTCGGCACCATCGGGCCGACCGCCGACGGCTACGCGGTCGGCAACGCCCTGCCGACCATCGTCTACATGCTGCTCCTCGGCGGCGCGCTGAACGCGGTCTTCGTGCCCGAGCTGGTCAAGGCGGCCAAGGAACACGCGGACGGCGGCGCCGCCTACACCGACCGGCTCGTCACGGTCTGCGTCGCCGCCCTGCTGGCGCTCACCGCCGCCGCGGTGTGGGCCGCGCCCGCGATCGTCGACGCGTACACCGGCTACGGCGGCGAACAGGCGGCGATGACGACCGCGTTCGCCCGCTACTGCCTGCCGCAGATCTTCTTCCTCGGCCTGTTCACACTGCTCGGTCAGGTGCTGAACGCCCGCGGCCGGTTCGGCGCGATGATGTGGGCTCCGGTCCTCAACAACCTCGTCGTCGTCGCCGTGTTCGGTCTCTTCCTGGCACTCGGCCCGGGCGGCGGGGACACCCTCACCGCGGCCGAGACCGCGCTGCTCGGGTGGGGGACGACCGCCGGGATCGCCGTCCAGGCGCTCGCCCTCGTCCCCGCCCTGCGCGGAGCGGGCTTCCGCTGGCGGCCGCGCTTCGACTGGCGGGGCAGCGGACTGACCCGCCCGCTGCGGTCGGCCGGCTGGCTGGTGCTGCTGGTCCTCGCCAACCAGGCCGCCTACTGGGTGACGACCCGGCTGGCCACCGACGCGGGCCTGGCCGGCGGCCCCGGGTACAGCGCGTACAACAACGCCTACGCGTTGTGGGTCGTCCCGCACGGCATCATCACGGTCTCCCTGGTGACCGCGCTGTTGCCCCGGATGAGCGCGGCGGCCGCCGACTCCGACACCGGGGCGCTGCGGCGCGACGTCTCGCAGGCCCTGCGCACCTCGGCCGCGGCCGTCGTCCCGGCCGCCTGCATGCTCTTCGCCCTCGCCCAGCCGGTGATGGCGCTCGTCTTCGGCCACGGCAGGACCAGCACCGGCGACACCGCCGCCATGGCCGGGATCCTGATGGCGTTCGCGCCGGGGCTCGTCGCCATGTCGGGCCAGTACGTGCTGTCCCGCACCTTCTACGCGCTCTCCGACACCCGTACGCCCTTCCTGCTCAACCTGGTGATCGTCGCGGTGAACGCAGCCCTGTCCACGGCCGCCGCCCAGCTCCTGCCGGCCCGCTGGGCCGTCACGGGGATGGCGGCGGCGTATTCGCTGGCGTTGTGCGCGGGCTGGGCGGTCACCGCCCTGGTGCTGGGCCGCCGGCTGGCGGTGGCCCGGCCCTGGCGGTCGTCCGCCGTCACGGCGCACGCCCGGCTGCTGGCCGCCGCCGTGCCCGCCACCCTGCTCGGCCACCTGGCGGCCGCCGGCTGCGCACGGGCGGGCTCCGTGGCCGCGGCGGCGGCCGGCGCGGCCGTCGTCGTGCTCGTGTTCGCGCTGCTGGCGCGGCCGCTGCGCCTGACCGAACTCGACGCGCTGATCGCCGGCGCGCGCCGGCGCGTGACCCGGCGCTGA
- a CDS encoding lipid II:glycine glycyltransferase FemX: protein MSALLVPPGRRQDERNRDLRLGPVTAETYRAFLASPRGAALGAGFLQCPSWSDVKEGWQPRLLGWGPDPQAGDLTGVALVLLRQFPGTRKYFAYLPEGPVADWADPGIDDWLAPLLEQLRRAGAFAVRIGPSPAYRRWDAALLKSLTGPGRRLGDVLASEVDPLGTAVAERLRARGWRRCGGDGTGDDGDAQPRHVFQVPLAGRGTEDLWSGLNQEWRRNVRRAQKEGVEVVVGSAAELPEFYRLLRVTEERDGFRLGRSLGYYQRQYAALNAEEPGRMKLYLARHRGEILAAHTMITVGRRVWYQTGASADHRREVRPSNALQWRMLLDAHALGADVYDMRGVPSTLDPDERAYGLLRWKLGTGGQVVETLGEWERPLGGTANQTLYRAFQAYLNRR, encoded by the coding sequence GTGTCAGCGCTGCTCGTACCGCCCGGCCGCCGGCAGGACGAACGGAACCGGGACCTCAGGCTCGGACCCGTGACCGCCGAGACGTACCGCGCCTTCCTCGCGTCCCCGCGCGGCGCTGCGCTCGGCGCCGGTTTCCTGCAGTGCCCGTCCTGGTCCGACGTCAAAGAGGGCTGGCAACCGCGGCTCCTCGGCTGGGGACCGGACCCGCAGGCCGGTGACCTGACCGGCGTCGCCCTGGTGCTGCTGCGGCAGTTCCCCGGCACCCGCAAGTACTTCGCCTACCTCCCCGAGGGACCCGTCGCCGACTGGGCGGACCCCGGCATCGACGACTGGCTCGCCCCGTTGCTGGAACAGCTCCGCCGGGCGGGCGCCTTCGCCGTACGGATCGGCCCCTCGCCCGCGTACCGGCGCTGGGACGCCGCCCTGCTGAAGTCGCTCACCGGCCCGGGCAGACGGCTCGGGGACGTGCTCGCCAGCGAGGTCGACCCGCTCGGCACCGCCGTCGCCGAACGGCTGCGGGCCCGCGGCTGGCGCCGCTGCGGCGGTGACGGCACCGGCGACGACGGGGACGCCCAGCCGCGCCACGTCTTCCAGGTGCCGCTCGCCGGACGCGGCACCGAGGACCTGTGGTCCGGGCTCAACCAGGAATGGCGGCGGAACGTCAGGCGCGCCCAGAAGGAGGGCGTGGAGGTCGTCGTGGGCAGCGCCGCCGAACTGCCCGAGTTCTACCGGCTGCTGCGCGTCACCGAGGAGCGCGACGGTTTCCGGCTCGGTCGCTCGCTCGGCTACTACCAGCGCCAGTACGCGGCGCTCAACGCGGAGGAGCCGGGCCGGATGAAGCTGTACCTCGCCCGCCACCGCGGGGAGATACTCGCCGCCCACACGATGATCACGGTGGGCCGCCGGGTCTGGTACCAGACCGGTGCCTCGGCCGACCACCGCCGTGAGGTGCGGCCCTCCAACGCCCTGCAGTGGCGGATGCTGCTGGACGCCCACGCCCTCGGCGCTGACGTCTACGACATGCGCGGGGTACCCTCCACTCTCGATCCTGACGAACGTGCGTACGGCCTGCTGCGATGGAAGCTCGGTACCGGCGGACAGGTCGTCGAGACGTTGGGGGAATGGGAGAGACCGTTGGGCGGCACCGCCAACCAGACGCTGTACCGCGCCTTCCAGGCGTACCTGAACCGCCGATGA
- a CDS encoding L,D-transpeptidase: MPALVRTAVAAALLAPLAACSANSGPAAAGDTGTSGKDGADRPVTVTVTPTGRQAGAGKPVEVTATGGRLTSVTVTDAEGRRLTGKVGPDGRTWTSDRKAVPGTAYAVTAATRTEGGTPGTTRASFATAPADKVNKVDWRPGTGTTVGIAQPISLVFDHPVENKAEVERQLKVTTSNGTEGSWGWMRDWSGRDRVDWRPRSYWKPGTEVTLNAALNGTDSGTGGWFVRDYTTTFTIGARQVVEVDLDRHHLTLVRDGRTVRRIPVSGGTPGGDKRSWRGTAVLMAKEGTINMNSETVGLGDAYDKMVDYSMRLTWSGMYAHAAPWNARWFGNANRSSGCIGMSDADAAWFYGQVRPGDPFEITGEDTKGVVAPENGFGEWNLSWTEWQQRSALR; this comes from the coding sequence ATCCCCGCCCTCGTCCGCACCGCCGTCGCCGCCGCCCTGCTGGCGCCGCTCGCCGCCTGCTCCGCGAACTCCGGCCCCGCCGCGGCCGGGGACACCGGCACGTCCGGGAAGGACGGCGCGGACCGTCCCGTCACCGTCACGGTCACCCCCACGGGACGGCAGGCCGGCGCCGGGAAGCCGGTCGAGGTCACCGCGACGGGCGGCCGCCTCACCTCGGTGACCGTCACCGACGCCGAGGGCCGCAGACTCACCGGGAAGGTGGGCCCCGACGGCCGCACCTGGACCTCCGACCGCAAGGCCGTGCCCGGCACGGCGTACGCGGTCACGGCGGCGACCCGCACCGAGGGCGGCACCCCCGGCACCACCCGGGCCTCCTTCGCCACCGCCCCGGCGGACAAGGTCAACAAGGTCGACTGGCGCCCGGGCACCGGCACCACCGTCGGCATCGCCCAGCCGATCTCGCTCGTCTTCGACCACCCCGTCGAGAACAAGGCCGAGGTCGAGAGACAGCTCAAGGTCACCACCTCCAACGGCACCGAGGGCTCCTGGGGCTGGATGCGGGACTGGTCGGGCCGGGACCGGGTGGACTGGCGGCCCAGGTCCTACTGGAAGCCCGGCACCGAGGTCACCCTGAACGCCGCGCTGAACGGCACCGACTCGGGCACCGGCGGCTGGTTCGTCCGCGACTACACGACCACCTTCACCATCGGCGCCCGGCAGGTCGTCGAGGTCGACCTCGACCGTCACCACCTGACGCTGGTCCGCGACGGCAGGACCGTCCGGCGCATCCCGGTCTCCGGCGGCACGCCGGGCGGTGACAAGCGCTCCTGGCGCGGGACCGCGGTCCTCATGGCCAAGGAGGGGACCATCAACATGAACTCCGAGACGGTGGGCCTCGGCGACGCCTACGACAAGATGGTCGACTACTCGATGCGGCTGACCTGGTCGGGCATGTACGCGCACGCCGCCCCCTGGAACGCCCGCTGGTTCGGCAACGCCAACCGCAGCTCGGGCTGCATAGGCATGAGCGACGCGGACGCGGCCTGGTTCTACGGCCAGGTGCGCCCAGGAGACCCGTTCGAGATCACCGGCGAGGACACCAAGGGCGTCGTCGCACCGGAGAACGGCTTCGGCGAGTGGAACCTGTCCTGGACCGAGTGGCAGCAGCGGAGCGCGCTGCGCTGA
- the cobF gene encoding precorrin-6A synthase (deacetylating) encodes MRKIHVIGIGAGDPDQLTLQAVRALRGTDVFFLLDKGEVKSDLTRLRRDMLETHVPEGTYRVVEARDPERDRRAGGAAYSPAVGDWRSARAGIYERLIVDELGEDETGAFLVWGDPSLYDSTLGILEEVLGRGVVTFEYDVVPGISSVSSLVARHRTGLNRVAGSVQITTGRRLAEGFPEGVDDVVVMLDAHQTFRRYADQDIHIYWGAYLGTPDEITVSGPIAEAAPRIERLRAEARERKGWIMDTYLLRRNPERS; translated from the coding sequence GTGCGAAAGATTCATGTCATCGGTATCGGCGCGGGCGACCCCGACCAGCTGACCCTCCAGGCGGTGCGGGCGCTGCGCGGCACGGATGTGTTCTTCCTGCTGGACAAGGGCGAGGTGAAGTCCGACCTCACCCGGCTGCGCCGGGACATGCTGGAGACGCACGTACCGGAGGGGACGTATCGCGTGGTGGAGGCCCGCGACCCGGAGCGGGACCGTCGCGCGGGCGGTGCGGCGTACTCCCCGGCCGTCGGGGACTGGCGCAGTGCCCGCGCCGGCATCTACGAACGGCTGATCGTCGACGAGCTGGGCGAGGACGAGACGGGCGCGTTCCTGGTGTGGGGCGACCCGTCGCTGTACGACAGCACGCTGGGCATCCTGGAGGAGGTGCTGGGCCGGGGCGTCGTGACGTTCGAGTACGACGTCGTGCCGGGCATCAGCAGCGTCTCCTCGCTGGTCGCCCGGCACCGGACGGGGCTGAACCGGGTGGCCGGGTCGGTCCAGATCACCACCGGGCGGCGGCTCGCCGAGGGCTTCCCTGAGGGCGTCGACGACGTCGTCGTGATGCTCGACGCCCACCAGACCTTCCGGCGGTACGCGGACCAGGACATCCACATCTACTGGGGCGCCTACCTCGGCACCCCGGACGAGATCACGGTGTCCGGCCCGATCGCCGAGGCCGCGCCCCGCATCGAGCGGCTGCGGGCCGAGGCCCGGGAGCGCAAGGGCTGGATCATGGACACGTATCTGCTCCGGCGCAACCCGGAGCGCAGCTGA
- a CDS encoding DUF309 domain-containing protein — MGGTGHGSGTPQGRTDGARDRDAEGRARNARPRDGLGRPLPYGSPGVERQPEGVVRTPEETVAQAQALLDAGKPFHAHEVFEDAWKSGPDEERALWRGLAQCAVGLTHAARGNVTGGARLLRRGAGAVAEWTAVSGRPGAYGMDLGGVVAWARGLADAVEAGADGRDGAGGAVVVDARARAPRLYGT, encoded by the coding sequence ATGGGTGGAACGGGACACGGAAGCGGCACCCCGCAGGGCCGGACCGACGGGGCTCGGGACAGGGATGCCGAGGGGCGGGCGCGCAACGCGCGGCCGCGGGACGGGCTCGGGCGGCCGTTGCCCTACGGATCGCCCGGGGTGGAGCGGCAGCCGGAGGGGGTGGTGCGGACTCCGGAGGAGACCGTGGCGCAGGCGCAGGCACTGCTGGACGCCGGGAAGCCGTTCCACGCGCACGAGGTCTTCGAGGACGCCTGGAAGTCGGGGCCCGACGAGGAGCGGGCGCTGTGGCGGGGGCTGGCCCAGTGTGCCGTGGGGCTCACGCACGCGGCGCGCGGCAATGTGACCGGCGGGGCACGGCTGCTGCGGCGGGGTGCGGGCGCCGTGGCGGAGTGGACGGCGGTCTCCGGGCGGCCGGGAGCGTACGGCATGGATCTCGGCGGTGTGGTGGCGTGGGCCCGGGGGCTGGCGGACGCCGTGGAGGCGGGTGCCGACGGTCGCGACGGGGCCGGCGGCGCCGTGGTGGTGGACGCCCGGGCGCGGGCCCCGCGGCTGTACGGGACGTGA
- a CDS encoding serine hydrolase encodes MPEGQPDKAYQESSRPRCAFLRPHALTACATAVVIASLTACSSAGPSDEVQPSLPRSNAPADAMAGPPSTDLGVALARSLEPVLMGGDARLAVAVLDVNSADPRIASYRGDAWFTTASISKVNILVALLLQAQDQGRDLTAGERRAAEAMIRTSDNDAANLLWRVIGKGEGLDAANERLGLSSTHGGPGNHWGLTRTTATDQVRLLRCIFHHCATEAARTREGLDPESKAYVRELMGDIEEGQDWGVSAASPRWSLKNGWLQRTTTGRWVINSIGQVTLHGRRYLVSVLSSGNASERDGISLIERAARAAIDATSAHARHHPAGAGVLRPLELRQHSSGSAP; translated from the coding sequence ATGCCTGAGGGACAGCCCGACAAGGCGTATCAGGAGTCCAGCAGACCCCGTTGCGCCTTCCTCCGCCCGCACGCCCTGACGGCCTGCGCCACCGCCGTGGTCATCGCGTCGCTCACCGCCTGTTCTTCGGCCGGCCCGTCCGACGAGGTGCAGCCGTCGCTCCCGCGGAGCAATGCGCCGGCCGACGCGATGGCGGGGCCACCGTCGACCGACCTCGGCGTGGCCCTCGCGCGGTCGCTCGAGCCGGTACTGATGGGCGGTGACGCCCGGTTGGCGGTGGCCGTGCTCGACGTGAACAGCGCCGACCCGAGGATCGCGTCCTACCGGGGCGACGCGTGGTTCACCACGGCGAGCATCAGCAAGGTGAACATCCTCGTGGCACTGCTGCTCCAGGCGCAGGACCAGGGCCGCGACCTGACGGCCGGGGAGCGCCGGGCCGCCGAGGCGATGATCAGGACGAGCGACAACGACGCGGCGAACCTCCTGTGGCGGGTGATCGGCAAGGGAGAAGGCCTCGACGCGGCGAACGAACGGCTGGGGCTCTCCTCGACCCATGGCGGCCCCGGCAACCACTGGGGCCTCACCCGAACGACAGCGACGGACCAGGTCCGGCTGCTGCGGTGCATCTTCCACCACTGTGCGACGGAGGCCGCGCGCACGCGGGAGGGGCTGGACCCGGAGTCCAAGGCCTATGTCCGGGAGCTGATGGGCGACATCGAGGAAGGCCAGGACTGGGGGGTGTCGGCCGCATCCCCCCGGTGGTCGCTCAAGAACGGCTGGCTGCAGCGCACCACGACCGGACGGTGGGTCATCAACAGCATCGGACAGGTCACGCTGCACGGGCGCCGGTACCTGGTCTCGGTGCTCAGCAGCGGCAACGCGTCCGAGCGGGACGGCATCTCGCTGATCGAACGGGCGGCGAGAGCGGCGATCGACGCCACCAGCGCCCATGCCCGTCACCACCCGGCCGGCGCGGGCGTCCTGAGACCGCTGGAACTCCGTCAGCACAGTTCCGGTTCCGCACCGTGA